The following proteins are encoded in a genomic region of Populus nigra chromosome 16, ddPopNigr1.1, whole genome shotgun sequence:
- the LOC133675772 gene encoding protein RESPONSE TO LOW SULFUR 2-like yields the protein MMLKKRNEELEKALEESKRREAKMISELQRTWERLRVAEEAEESLCSQLGELEAEAANQARAYHSRILSLMNELSQAHNLLHLTN from the coding sequence GAGCTGGAGAAAGCCCTCGAAGAAAGCAAACGGAGGGAGGCAAAGATGATTTCAGAGCTACAAAGGACATGGGAGAGGCTCAGAGTGGCAGAGGAGGCTGAGGAGAGTCTCTGCTCCCAGCTGGGTGAGCTGGAGGCCGAGGCTGCCAATCAAGCCCGTGCCTACCATTCCCGCATTCTCTCTCTCATGAACGAGCTCTCCCAAGCCCACAATCTTCTCCATCTAACCAATTAA